One part of the Pyrinomonadaceae bacterium genome encodes these proteins:
- a CDS encoding MaoC family dehydratase codes for MKCKIGDTAAVTKTITQNDIEKFAELSGDRNSIHLDQSYAKGTRFHGCIAHGMLTSSFISNVIGNELPGLGSIYLSQTLKFVAPVFPGDTITARVTVTSVRPDKPIVTLETVCTNQRGEAVVKGEAVVLVE; via the coding sequence ATGAAGTGCAAAATCGGCGATACAGCCGCAGTCACAAAGACGATCACCCAGAACGACATCGAGAAGTTTGCGGAGCTTTCAGGTGATCGAAATTCGATTCACCTCGATCAAAGCTACGCGAAGGGAACCCGTTTTCACGGTTGCATCGCGCACGGGATGCTGACGTCGTCTTTTATCTCGAACGTTATCGGCAACGAATTGCCGGGCTTGGGCAGCATCTACCTCAGCCAGACCCTGAAATTTGTTGCGCCTGTCTTTCCGGGCGATACGATCACGGCGCGCGTAACCGTGACCTCCGTGCGCCCGGACAAGCCAATCGTGACGCTGGAGACAGTTTGCACTAATCAACGCGGCGAAGCGGTGGTCAAAGGTGAAGCTGTCGTACTGGTAGAGTAG
- a CDS encoding DUF6496 domain-containing protein, with protein MPEKETLERAKKDKREGKAPSTQAGEFVREEIEHIRDGKHGARSAKQAIAIGLSKARRAGVDLPPPKKGSKRIKEQAKRDLRKGKGAKKKSTKRSRAMREKLKDEPHSAGSKLALSRQAKKAAKKRSAKDRSRAAKRAARTRKRNN; from the coding sequence ATGCCCGAAAAAGAGACGCTTGAACGAGCTAAGAAAGATAAGCGCGAAGGAAAAGCGCCCAGCACACAGGCCGGCGAATTTGTTCGTGAAGAGATCGAGCACATTCGCGATGGCAAGCACGGCGCACGATCGGCAAAGCAGGCGATTGCGATTGGACTCTCAAAAGCCCGTCGCGCCGGCGTAGATCTTCCGCCGCCAAAGAAAGGGTCGAAGCGGATTAAAGAACAAGCGAAACGCGATCTGCGCAAAGGTAAGGGGGCAAAGAAGAAATCCACGAAGCGTTCGCGCGCCATGAGAGAAAAACTAAAGGACGAACCTCACAGCGCTGGTTCGAAACTCGCTCTGTCACGACAGGCTAAGAAAGCGGCGAAGAAACGTTCGGCGAAGGATCGTTCGCGCGCAGCTAAGAGGGCGGCGCGCACCCGGAAACGTAACAACTAG